In Microbacterium sp. AB, a single genomic region encodes these proteins:
- a CDS encoding glycosyltransferase, with the protein MPAAVHALLVARTAPEAAKALERTLEAVRSQSRPVDALTIVVCGPTGPVRELVSASGAEGVVEASATTTFAAAVEFAYRRVTPGASVWLLAHDSTPDPGALAALTAALERGPSIAIAAPKLVDEHDADRIVSLGQSMTRFGRTVELADGEFDQGQFDSLDDVLGADVRGVLVRGDIAADLVPDRALLGVDEGLDMGVRAHLAGRRVALVPRARLAVPPPPRRRTLGAAYLRRTAQLHRRLAYAPAWAVALHWLSYLPLALWKTAVQLIAKNPAFVPAEWAAAAVAMTRVGAVARSRRRIRRVRTASWADVEPLRVTAGDLRERHEPHGGPLVRRELRFFSGGGAWAVLAALVVNVLAFLALLSWPGVGGGGLLPLRRTVSGLWAEAAYGLRSVGVDVVSAADPFSAVTALLGSLWPGSPSFALLALWLLALPLAVLGAWFAATRVTTRSGLRVVMAVLWALAPSFLSALVDPRPASVVLHLLLPWLFFAAAAAHRSWGAAGSASLLLAAVLACAPSLAPAFAVMWALALVLVIVLRPRGIARVVWTVVPTIAAFLPLVAAQLDRGTPWALLSDPGLVWAGPVLGVAERWRLALGFPTSDPGGWGAFLAGMGLPAETWWVPFLLVPVVLPALLAPLTRRWRIGVAMLVVALAGLATAYAVLGIQVASAQSSAVGVWPGSALSLAWLGVIAAAAVTFDVGLAPRGVKSLGAVLATVCVALVAVPALTSVHRGQAALQSAGDSTLPAYISAQAASDEQSGTLVLSPQGDGGISSLVVWGASETLGGQSTLQATDPEPSASDERLAEITSDLIAAASTDVPAELSAQGIGFVLLAAGDEDTDAQRVLRLSAATSIDQRAGLVRVGETPRGVLWRIDTELTPREGLSADDAATARGVALAQLVALAVALLLAVPTPESRRAARRKPRVVGAGYEEAA; encoded by the coding sequence ATGCCCGCCGCAGTCCACGCCCTCCTCGTCGCGCGCACCGCTCCCGAAGCCGCGAAGGCGCTCGAGCGCACCCTCGAGGCCGTCCGGTCCCAGAGCCGTCCCGTCGACGCGCTCACGATCGTCGTCTGCGGGCCGACGGGCCCCGTGCGCGAGCTCGTCTCGGCCTCCGGCGCGGAGGGGGTCGTGGAGGCCTCCGCCACCACGACGTTCGCGGCCGCGGTCGAGTTCGCCTACCGCAGGGTGACCCCCGGCGCCTCGGTCTGGCTGCTCGCGCACGACTCGACCCCCGACCCCGGCGCGCTCGCCGCGCTCACGGCGGCGCTCGAGCGCGGGCCCTCCATCGCGATCGCCGCTCCCAAGCTCGTCGACGAGCACGACGCGGACCGGATCGTGTCCCTCGGGCAGAGCATGACCCGCTTCGGACGGACCGTCGAGCTCGCGGACGGCGAGTTCGACCAGGGGCAGTTCGACTCCCTCGACGACGTTCTCGGCGCCGATGTGCGCGGCGTCCTCGTCCGCGGCGACATCGCGGCGGACCTCGTGCCCGACCGCGCGCTCCTCGGCGTCGACGAGGGACTCGACATGGGCGTGAGGGCTCACCTCGCCGGGCGCCGCGTCGCGCTCGTGCCGCGCGCGCGCCTCGCCGTGCCCCCGCCCCCGCGGCGCCGCACCCTGGGCGCCGCCTACCTGCGGCGCACGGCGCAGCTGCACCGCCGTCTCGCCTACGCGCCCGCCTGGGCGGTGGCGCTGCACTGGCTCTCGTATCTGCCGCTCGCGCTGTGGAAGACCGCCGTGCAGCTCATCGCGAAGAACCCCGCGTTCGTCCCCGCCGAGTGGGCGGCCGCCGCGGTCGCGATGACCCGCGTGGGCGCCGTCGCGCGGTCGCGCCGCCGCATACGCCGCGTTCGCACCGCATCGTGGGCGGACGTCGAGCCCCTGCGGGTCACCGCCGGCGACCTGCGCGAACGCCACGAGCCCCACGGCGGCCCGCTGGTGCGGCGCGAGCTGCGGTTCTTCAGCGGCGGCGGCGCCTGGGCGGTGCTCGCCGCCCTCGTCGTGAACGTGCTCGCCTTCCTCGCGCTCCTGTCATGGCCGGGCGTCGGCGGCGGAGGGCTCCTGCCGCTGCGCCGGACCGTCTCGGGCCTCTGGGCCGAGGCGGCGTACGGCCTGCGCTCCGTGGGCGTCGACGTCGTCTCGGCCGCCGACCCCTTCTCCGCCGTGACGGCGCTGCTCGGCTCGCTGTGGCCCGGCAGCCCATCGTTCGCGCTGCTCGCGCTGTGGCTCCTCGCCCTGCCCCTGGCCGTCCTCGGCGCGTGGTTCGCCGCGACGCGCGTGACGACCCGCTCGGGCCTGCGCGTGGTGATGGCCGTGCTCTGGGCCCTGGCGCCGAGCTTCCTGTCCGCGCTCGTCGACCCGCGTCCCGCGTCCGTCGTCCTGCATCTGCTGCTGCCGTGGCTGTTCTTCGCGGCCGCGGCGGCTCATCGGTCGTGGGGAGCGGCGGGAAGCGCCTCCCTGCTGCTCGCGGCCGTCCTCGCATGCGCGCCGTCCCTGGCCCCGGCGTTCGCCGTGATGTGGGCGCTCGCGCTCGTGCTCGTCATCGTGCTGCGTCCGCGCGGCATCGCCCGCGTCGTGTGGACCGTCGTGCCGACGATCGCGGCGTTCCTCCCCCTCGTGGCCGCACAGCTCGACCGCGGCACGCCGTGGGCGCTTCTCTCCGACCCCGGCCTCGTCTGGGCGGGCCCGGTGCTCGGCGTGGCGGAGCGCTGGCGCCTCGCCCTCGGCTTCCCGACGTCCGACCCCGGCGGATGGGGTGCCTTCCTCGCCGGGATGGGCCTGCCCGCGGAGACGTGGTGGGTGCCGTTCCTCCTCGTTCCCGTCGTGCTGCCCGCGCTGCTCGCACCGCTCACGCGCCGGTGGCGGATCGGCGTCGCCATGCTCGTCGTCGCCCTCGCCGGCCTCGCCACGGCGTATGCCGTGCTCGGCATCCAGGTCGCCTCCGCGCAGTCGAGCGCCGTGGGCGTCTGGCCGGGGAGCGCGCTGAGCCTCGCCTGGCTCGGGGTGATCGCCGCGGCGGCCGTCACCTTCGACGTCGGCCTCGCCCCGCGCGGCGTCAAGTCGCTCGGCGCCGTGCTCGCGACCGTGTGCGTCGCGCTCGTGGCCGTGCCGGCCCTCACCTCCGTGCACCGCGGCCAGGCCGCGCTGCAGAGCGCCGGCGACTCGACGCTTCCGGCCTACATCTCCGCCCAGGCGGCGAGCGACGAGCAGTCCGGCACCCTCGTGCTCTCCCCGCAGGGCGACGGCGGGATCTCCTCCCTCGTCGTCTGGGGGGCGAGCGAGACGCTCGGCGGCCAGTCGACGCTGCAGGCGACCGACCCGGAGCCGAGCGCGTCCGACGAGCGTCTCGCCGAGATCACGAGCGATCTCATCGCGGCCGCGTCGACCGACGTGCCCGCCGAGCTCTCGGCGCAGGGGATCGGGTTCGTCCTCCTCGCGGCCGGCGACGAGGACACCGACGCCCAGCGCGTGCTGCGGCTGTCCGCCGCGACCTCGATCGACCAGCGGGCGGGCCTCGTCCGCGTCGGCGAGACGCCGCGCGGCGTGCTGTGGCGCATCGACACGGAGCTGACCCCGCGCGAGGGCCTGTCGGCGGACGACGCGGCCACCGCGAGGGGCGTCGCGCTCGCGCAGCTCGTCGCGCTCGCCGTCGCCCTGCTGCTGGCCGTGCCCACGCCCGAGTCGCGCCGGGCGGCGCGGCGAAAGCCCCGCGTCGTCGGCGCCGGATACGAGGAGGCCGCATGA
- a CDS encoding DUF5719 family protein, translating to MSRATVSTRVVLGALLSAAAVVGVVAADAVPWPAIGGSAPAVDVTPAAAETLLACDGPLLALGRTAEDAAGLSTAADMQTVSGNALGEAPEQTELVIADVDDATAPLVRQLPDGRDPVSAAAAASATVDATDLGGFAASECRSAAMESWIVGGDTSTGSTGILLVANPTDVNAVVSISVYGVDGVTTPAGADAIAIPAGTQVPIPLAGLAGSEAAPAVRVTATGAPVRVTLQSSLVRTLDPGGVDLQAPVTPGEVQIIPGIGVTEEASGSENSASILRLLSTSDTSAIVTVTAEGESGPAREPEQVTLTADQPLSLDLGSLPEGRYSVVVEAEDPVVAAAWQATGFGPGSDYAWYPAAPALDEQTIFAVPDGPGGELGLVNDSDADATVVLARDGEEQSVVVPADGYVSVGLDGTGVYTLDPGGAAVHASVGYLSDTAIAAIPVDRDAAAPRAITVYP from the coding sequence ATGAGCCGTGCGACCGTGTCCACGCGCGTCGTGCTCGGCGCGCTGCTCTCCGCGGCGGCCGTCGTCGGCGTCGTCGCGGCGGACGCCGTCCCCTGGCCCGCCATCGGCGGCTCGGCGCCGGCCGTCGACGTGACCCCGGCCGCCGCCGAGACCCTCCTCGCGTGCGACGGCCCCCTCCTGGCGCTCGGCCGGACGGCGGAGGACGCGGCCGGCCTGAGCACGGCCGCCGACATGCAGACCGTCTCGGGCAACGCGCTCGGCGAGGCGCCGGAGCAGACGGAGCTCGTCATCGCGGACGTCGACGACGCGACGGCGCCCCTCGTGCGGCAGCTGCCGGACGGCCGCGATCCGGTGTCGGCGGCCGCGGCGGCGTCGGCGACGGTCGACGCGACCGACCTGGGCGGCTTCGCGGCCTCGGAGTGCCGCAGTGCGGCCATGGAGTCGTGGATCGTCGGAGGCGACACCTCGACGGGGAGCACGGGCATCCTGCTCGTCGCGAACCCGACCGACGTGAACGCGGTCGTCTCGATCAGCGTCTACGGCGTCGACGGGGTCACCACCCCGGCGGGAGCCGACGCGATCGCGATCCCTGCCGGGACGCAGGTGCCCATCCCGCTCGCCGGGCTCGCGGGCTCCGAGGCCGCGCCCGCCGTGCGGGTGACGGCGACCGGGGCGCCCGTGCGGGTGACGCTGCAGTCCAGCCTCGTGCGCACGCTCGACCCGGGCGGCGTGGACCTGCAGGCGCCCGTCACGCCCGGCGAGGTCCAGATCATCCCCGGGATCGGCGTGACGGAGGAGGCGAGCGGCAGCGAGAACTCCGCGAGCATCCTGCGCCTGCTGTCGACATCGGACACCTCCGCCATCGTGACCGTGACCGCCGAGGGGGAGTCGGGGCCGGCGAGGGAGCCCGAGCAGGTGACGCTCACGGCGGACCAGCCGCTCTCCCTCGATCTCGGCTCCCTGCCGGAGGGGCGGTACAGCGTCGTGGTCGAGGCGGAGGATCCGGTCGTCGCCGCGGCCTGGCAGGCGACGGGCTTCGGCCCGGGGTCCGACTACGCCTGGTACCCCGCCGCTCCCGCGCTCGACGAGCAGACGATCTTCGCCGTGCCCGACGGGCCGGGCGGGGAGCTGGGCCTCGTGAACGACTCCGACGCCGACGCGACGGTCGTCCTCGCGCGGGACGGCGAGGAGCAGTCCGTCGTCGTCCCCGCGGACGGCTACGTCTCGGTCGGGCTGGACGGGACGGGCGTCTACACGCTCGACCCGGGCGGGGCGGCGGTGCACGCCTCCGTGGGATACCTGAGCGACACGGCGATCGCCGCCATCCCCGTCGACCGGGACGCGGCGGCGCCGCGCGCGATCACCGTCTACCCGTGA
- a CDS encoding DUF3499 family protein, with translation MRERLCSKVGCAREAVTTMTYDYGDQMAAVGPLGAGDDPHAHDLCTFHTDRLSVPQGWTVVRHETLRAS, from the coding sequence ATGCGCGAGAGACTCTGCTCGAAGGTGGGCTGCGCCCGCGAGGCCGTGACGACGATGACCTACGACTACGGCGACCAGATGGCCGCGGTGGGTCCGCTCGGGGCGGGCGACGACCCGCACGCGCACGACCTCTGCACGTTCCACACCGACCGGCTCTCCGTCCCGCAGGGATGGACCGTCGTCCGGCACGAGACGCTCCGCGCCTCCTGA